From Chryseobacterium salivictor, a single genomic window includes:
- a CDS encoding DUF4468 domain-containing protein: MIKLILFFTVILSSTVFGQEKFDFSKEKGLSEYVVTVIPGHSAAEIYTKVNEWLQKTYKNPDYVLKGSVVNDYVRFDGVSAEVMCQNPDNKFIFDCIKIKYEIEIYVKDDRYKFSVINLNYYRPRIGAYVAAGWYNLEQTGPTVYNKKGELKGVYKQLHNLPPFFDGLNSSLKEYILNGSSAKSENW, translated from the coding sequence ATGATAAAACTGATTTTATTTTTTACCGTAATTCTTTCATCTACGGTTTTTGGGCAGGAAAAATTTGACTTTTCAAAAGAAAAGGGACTTTCTGAATATGTTGTAACAGTTATTCCGGGGCATTCCGCTGCAGAAATTTACACGAAAGTAAACGAATGGTTGCAAAAGACCTATAAAAACCCTGACTATGTGTTAAAGGGGTCTGTAGTTAATGACTATGTTAGATTTGATGGTGTATCTGCAGAGGTAATGTGCCAAAACCCGGACAACAAATTTATTTTCGATTGTATTAAAATTAAGTACGAAATAGAAATTTATGTAAAGGACGATAGATATAAATTTTCTGTAATTAATCTTAATTACTACAGACCTCGAATTGGAGCATATGTTGCTGCAGGATGGTATAACTTAGAGCAGACCGGCCCAACGGTTTATAATAAAAAAGGTGAGTTAAAAGGGGTTTATAAACAGTTACATAACTTACCGCCCTTTTTTGACGGTCTTAATAGTTCTTTAAAGGAGTATATTTTAAATGGCAGTTCTGCAAAGTCGGAAAATTGGTAG
- a CDS encoding helix-turn-helix domain-containing protein: METINFVGITPDNFLNELVSRVKTALLNDLQQSFKDNEPNRYYTADQICERFSITKPTIHEYRKRNIIKSYKLGSRVYYRLDEIENAMIIND; this comes from the coding sequence ATGGAAACAATTAATTTCGTCGGCATAACGCCCGATAATTTTCTAAACGAATTAGTAAGTAGAGTTAAGACCGCCTTACTGAATGATTTACAACAGTCTTTCAAAGACAATGAGCCGAACCGCTACTATACTGCAGATCAAATTTGCGAACGGTTCAGCATTACAAAACCCACTATTCACGAATACCGAAAACGTAACATTATCAAAAGTTACAAACTGGGTTCCCGGGTTTATTACCGGTTAGATGAGATTGAAAACGCAATGATTATTAACGATTAA
- a CDS encoding helix-turn-helix domain-containing protein: MERPKLDLERIKRELPTANDYLDKKFGKVGTPDREDFSAKALSFYYGELIKETRKEKKLTQQELADKIGKERAYIAKIEQGKTDLQISNFIQIINALGLKMKLI; the protein is encoded by the coding sequence ATGGAAAGACCGAAATTAGATTTAGAAAGAATAAAAAGAGAATTACCCACCGCAAACGATTATTTAGATAAAAAGTTTGGTAAAGTGGGAACACCTGACCGGGAAGATTTCAGCGCAAAGGCATTATCTTTTTATTATGGTGAGCTGATAAAGGAAACCCGGAAAGAAAAGAAACTGACCCAACAGGAGTTAGCCGATAAAATAGGCAAAGAAAGGGCATACATAGCCAAAATAGAACAGGGCAAAACCGATCTGCAGATTTCTAACTTTATACAGATTATTAATGCGCTGGGGTTAAAAATGAAGTTGATATAA
- a CDS encoding type II toxin-antitoxin system RelE/ParE family toxin, with product MREIYRTQEYDEFFDQADEKLQDKISYIYDLIQTQKVLTSNFVKKLTNENLYEIRLQINNEYRILTFAIDHENIIEAKNILLISGFIKKSTKDYDKQIKKALKILEQWKDRN from the coding sequence ATGAGAGAAATATACCGAACCCAGGAATATGATGAATTTTTTGATCAGGCAGATGAGAAGCTGCAGGATAAAATCAGTTATATCTATGATCTAATTCAGACCCAAAAGGTTTTAACGTCGAATTTTGTAAAGAAATTGACTAATGAGAATCTTTATGAAATTAGGCTGCAAATTAATAATGAATATAGGATTTTGACTTTTGCAATAGATCACGAAAATATTATTGAAGCCAAAAACATATTATTGATTTCGGGGTTTATTAAAAAATCTACAAAGGATTACGACAAACAAATAAAAAAGGCACTTAAAATTTTAGAGCAATGGAAAGACCGAAATTAG